The following proteins come from a genomic window of Streptococcus pneumoniae:
- the murD gene encoding UDP-N-acetylmuramoyl-L-alanine--D-glutamate ligase, with protein sequence MKVIDQFKNKKVLVLGLAKSGESAARLLDKLGAIVTVNDGKPFEDNPAAQSLLEEGIKVITGGHPLELLDEEFALMVKNPGIPYNNPMIEKALAKGIPVLTEVELAYLISEAPIIGITGSNGKTTTTTMIGEVLTAAGQHGLLSGNIGYPASQVAQIASDKDTLVMELSSFQLMGVQEFHPEIAVITNLMPTHIDYHGSFSEYVAAKWNIQNKMTAADFLVLNFNQDLAKDLTSKTEATVVPFSTLEKVDGAYLEDGQLYFRGEVVMAANEIGVPGSHNVENALATIAVAKLRGVDNQTIKETLSAFGGVKHRLQFVDDIKGVKFYNDSKSTNILATQKALSGFDNSKVVLIAGGLDRGNEFDELVPDITGLKKMVILGQSAERVKRAADKAGVAYVEATDIADATRKAYELATQGDVVLLSPANASWDMYANFEVRGDLFIDTVAELKE encoded by the coding sequence ATGAAAGTAATAGATCAATTTAAAAATAAGAAAGTCCTTGTTTTAGGTTTGGCCAAGTCTGGTGAATCTGCAGCTCGTTTGTTGGACAAGCTAGGTGCCATTGTGACAGTAAATGATGGGAAACCTTTCGAGGACAATCCAGCTGCCCAAAGTTTGCTGGAAGAAGGGATCAAGGTCATTACAGGTGGCCATCCTTTGGAACTCTTGGATGAAGAGTTTGCCCTTATGGTGAAAAATCCAGGTATCCCCTACAACAATCCCATGATTGAAAAGGCTTTGGCCAAGGGAATTCCAGTCTTGACTGAGGTGGAATTGGCTTATTTGATTTCAGAAGCACCGATTATTGGTATCACAGGATCGAACGGTAAGACAACCACAACGACTATGATTGGGGAAGTTTTGACTGCTGCTGGGCAACATGGTCTTTTATCAGGGAATATCGGCTATCCAGCTAGTCAGGTTGCTCAAATAGCATCAGATAAGGACACGCTTGTTATGGAACTTTCTTCTTTCCAACTCATGGGTGTTCAAGAATTCCATCCAGAGATTGCGGTTATTACCAACCTCATGCCAACTCATATCGACTACCATGGGTCATTTTCGGAATATGTAGCAGCCAAGTGGAATATCCAGAACAAGATGACAGCAGCTGATTTCCTTGTCTTGAACTTTAATCAAGACTTGGCAAAAGACTTGACTTCCAAGACAGAAGCCACTGTTGTACCATTTTCAACACTTGAAAAGGTTGATGGAGCTTATCTGGAAGATGGTCAACTCTACTTCCGTGGTGAAGTAGTCATGGCAGCGAATGAAATCGGTGTTCCAGGTAGCCACAATGTGGAAAATGCCCTTGCGACTATTGCTGTAGCCAAGCTTCGTGGTGTGGACAATCAAACCATCAAGGAAACTCTTTCAGCCTTCGGTGGTGTCAAACACCGTCTCCAGTTTGTGGATGACATCAAGGGTGTTAAATTCTATAACGACAGTAAATCAACTAATATCTTGGCTACTCAAAAAGCCTTGTCAGGATTTGATAACAGCAAGGTCGTCTTGATTGCAGGTGGTTTGGACCGTGGCAATGAGTTTGACGAATTGGTGCCAGACATTACTGGACTCAAGAAGATGGTCATCCTGGGTCAATCTGCAGAACGTGTCAAACGGGCAGCAGACAAGGCTGGTGTCGCTTATGTGGAGGCGACAGATATTGCAGATGCGACCCGCAAGGCCTATGAGCTTGCGACTCAAGGAGATGTGGTTCTTCTTAGTCCTGCCAATGCCAGCTGGGATATGTATGCTAACTTTGAAGTACGTGGCGACCTCTTTATCGACACAGTAGCGGAGTTAAAAGAATAA
- a CDS encoding ABC transporter ATP-binding protein — MIELKNISKKFGSRQLFSDTNLHFEGGKIYALIGTSGCGKTTFLNMIGRLEPYDKGQIIYDGTSLKDIKPSVFFRDYLGYLFQDFGLIESQTVKENLNLGLVGKKLKEKEKISLMKQALNCVNLSYLDLKQPIFELSGGEAQRVALAKIILKDPPLILADEPTTSLDPKNSEELLSILESLKNPNRTIIIATHNPLIWEQVDQVIRVTDLSHR; from the coding sequence ATGATTGAACTAAAGAATATATCTAAAAAATTTGGAAGCCGTCAGCTATTTTCAGATACAAATCTTCATTTTGAAGGTGGGAAAATTTATGCCTTAATCGGTACAAGTGGCTGTGGTAAGACAACATTCTTGAATATGATTGGACGATTAGAGCCATATGACAAAGGACAAATCATCTATGATGGTACTTCTCTTAAGGACATCAAGCCTTCTGTTTTCTTTAGAGATTACTTGGGATACTTATTTCAAGATTTTGGCTTAATTGAAAGCCAAACCGTCAAAGAGAATCTCAATCTGGGTTTAGTTGGTAAAAAGTTGAAGGAAAAAGAGAAAATCTCTTTGATGAAACAAGCTCTAAACTGTGTAAACCTCTCTTATTTGGATTTGAAGCAACCTATATTTGAGTTATCAGGAGGAGAAGCACAACGTGTTGCATTAGCGAAGATAATTTTAAAGGATCCACCTTTGATCCTCGCAGATGAACCAACCACTTCCTTAGACCCCAAAAACTCTGAGGAATTACTTTCCATCCTAGAATCTTTAAAAAATCCGAATCGGACCATTATTATTGCGACCCACAATCCTCTGATTTGGGAACAAGTGGATCAGGTCATTCGAGTTACCGATTTATCACATAGATGA
- a CDS encoding bacteriocin-associated integral membrane family protein, producing MKKLFILLSTFFLSFFLAWIIVLRAPQYLYASYDSVSLLRVKKDTQEPTREVFEQELENFANSEQSLIARRIVEPSKDGTTHFTYATYGQGTLPKEFQEASQESRERSDPLNSYLLLSGSLTKEKLADKLGDLGYKASADRKIPPYFLAFRILLNPLILISLAIFGLSFFALVIITRIKEMRAAGIKLFSGQTLLSIMGHSLSTDIKWLLLSALLSFLGGGVVLFSQGLFYPILLATYGFGISFYLLFLLAISILLMLLYLMSLSYKALVPVIKGRLPLKRLMILTLLCQLVAVFTVGYAVKTGLMSYQRLKELEISKQAWQDRADYYQISFGLGDRGKDTENQSKWYAFAKEAIEEEQALYVKDNLLHFANPQGKNEQGETLDTYSPDANTLYVSPSYLDKEKVVVDAETKQKLAHLQKGEFILLLPEHLRSREAELKKVFEERLSYYGKSGEEASAPLDYEMKAHVSYLSMGEKRFVYNNGENPVSTQYLTDPILVVFTPTSTGDSFISLSSWSINAGKQLFIKGYESGLELLKKAGIYEQVSYLKEGRSVYLTRYNEVQTETATLILGAIVGIASSLLLFYSVNLLYFEQFRRDILIKRISGLRFFETHAQYMVSQFASFVFGASLFILSSRDLVIGLLTLLVFLASAVLTLYRQAQKESRVSMTIMKGK from the coding sequence ATGAAGAAACTATTCATATTATTATCAACTTTTTTTCTCAGCTTCTTCCTTGCTTGGATTATTGTCTTACGTGCGCCACAATATTTATATGCAAGCTATGATTCCGTTTCTTTACTTCGTGTCAAAAAAGATACTCAGGAACCGACGCGTGAGGTATTTGAACAGGAATTGGAGAATTTTGCAAACTCAGAACAGAGTTTAATAGCTAGAAGAATTGTAGAGCCGAGTAAGGATGGGACGACTCACTTTACTTATGCAACTTATGGTCAGGGAACTTTACCAAAAGAATTCCAAGAAGCTAGCCAAGAAAGTCGTGAACGTAGTGATCCGCTAAATAGTTATCTCCTTTTGTCAGGCTCCTTGACGAAAGAAAAGCTTGCCGATAAATTAGGAGATTTGGGTTATAAAGCAAGTGCTGACCGAAAGATACCGCCCTATTTTCTTGCTTTTCGAATATTACTAAATCCCCTTATTTTAATTAGTTTAGCAATATTTGGCTTATCTTTCTTTGCTTTAGTGATTATCACTCGGATTAAGGAAATGAGAGCAGCAGGTATAAAACTCTTTTCTGGTCAGACTCTCTTATCCATCATGGGGCATTCTTTATCTACTGATATCAAATGGCTCCTTCTATCAGCCCTCCTTTCCTTCCTAGGTGGGGGAGTCGTTCTTTTTAGTCAAGGTTTGTTTTATCCTATCTTGTTAGCCACCTATGGTTTTGGGATTAGTTTCTATCTGTTGTTTTTATTGGCGATTTCAATTTTACTAATGCTTCTTTATCTAATGAGTTTGAGTTACAAAGCATTAGTTCCCGTTATTAAGGGGAGATTACCCCTTAAACGCCTGATGATTTTAACCCTATTGTGTCAGTTGGTTGCTGTCTTTACAGTAGGCTACGCTGTTAAGACAGGTTTGATGTCTTACCAACGATTGAAAGAACTTGAAATTTCAAAACAAGCATGGCAGGATAGAGCAGACTATTATCAAATTTCTTTTGGCTTAGGTGATAGAGGAAAAGATACAGAAAATCAGAGCAAGTGGTATGCCTTTGCCAAGGAAGCAATCGAAGAAGAACAAGCTCTTTATGTAAAGGATAATCTGCTCCATTTTGCCAATCCACAAGGAAAAAATGAACAGGGAGAGACACTGGATACCTATAGTCCAGATGCTAATACGCTCTATGTTAGTCCCAGTTATTTGGACAAGGAAAAGGTCGTGGTAGATGCTGAGACCAAACAGAAGTTAGCCCATCTCCAAAAAGGTGAGTTTATCCTCTTGCTCCCAGAACATTTGCGCTCTCGAGAAGCAGAACTTAAGAAAGTTTTTGAAGAAAGATTGAGTTATTATGGAAAATCTGGTGAGGAGGCAAGTGCTCCTTTGGATTATGAGATGAAAGCGCACGTTAGTTATCTTTCAATGGGAGAAAAGCGGTTTGTTTATAATAACGGTGAGAATCCCGTATCTACTCAGTATTTGACTGATCCGATTTTAGTGGTATTCACGCCGACTTCTACAGGTGATAGTTTTATATCCTTATCTAGTTGGTCTATCAATGCTGGAAAACAACTCTTTATCAAAGGATATGAGAGTGGGCTAGAACTCTTGAAGAAAGCTGGAATTTATGAGCAAGTATCCTATCTTAAAGAAGGAAGAAGTGTTTATCTAACTCGTTATAATGAAGTTCAAACTGAAACAGCAACTTTAATCTTAGGAGCTATTGTGGGGATAGCTAGTTCCTTGTTACTATTTTATTCTGTCAATCTTCTATATTTCGAGCAATTCCGCCGAGATATTTTGATTAAACGAATTTCAGGTTTACGATTTTTTGAAACACATGCTCAGTATATGGTTAGTCAATTTGCCAGTTTTGTATTTGGTGCTAGTCTCTTTATTTTAAGCAGTCGAGACTTGGTGATTGGCTTGCTCACTTTATTAGTCTTTCTAGCTAGTGCAGTTCTGACGCTTTACCGTCAAGCGCAGAAAGAATCTCGTGTTTCTATGACAATTATGAAAGGAAAATAG
- a CDS encoding lactococcin 972 family bacteriocin, translating into MKTKKHRLLALALISSFTLLGAASAAVQYPDGGVWTYGEGSGGGWAFSNYYHGKKYHYSSLVSRWNSHSDKGEASAGKTSYAWIWTKWGEQVAFYCDYD; encoded by the coding sequence ATGAAAACGAAAAAACATAGATTACTTGCTCTAGCTCTTATTTCAAGTTTTACATTATTGGGAGCTGCATCAGCTGCTGTACAATATCCAGATGGAGGAGTATGGACGTATGGAGAAGGTTCAGGAGGTGGTTGGGCTTTTTCAAATTACTATCATGGTAAAAAATATCATTATTCTTCTCTTGTAAGTAGATGGAATAGTCATTCAGATAAAGGAGAAGCTTCTGCTGGAAAAACCTCCTATGCATGGATTTGGACTAAATGGGGAGAACAAGTAGCATTTTACTGTGATTATGACTAA
- a CDS encoding DUF3165 family protein — translation MVYLVLGILLLLLYVFATPESIKGTVNIVAMVCILVALLILLVLSFLKIFQLPTEIFLAIAMLILAYFSVRDITLMPVKKSKRR, via the coding sequence ATGGTCTATTTAGTCCTAGGAATTTTACTGCTCCTACTCTATGTATTTGCGACACCAGAAAGCATTAAAGGGACAGTCAATATCGTCGCTATGGTATGTATTTTAGTGGCACTCTTGATTTTATTGGTTCTATCTTTTCTGAAAATTTTTCAATTACCAACAGAAATATTCCTAGCAATAGCCATGTTGATCCTAGCTTACTTTAGTGTTAGAGACATTACACTCATGCCAGTCAAAAAAAGTAAAAGAAGATAA
- the typA gene encoding translational GTPase TypA: protein MTKLREDIRNIAIIAHVDHGKTTLVDELLKQSETLDARTELAERAMDSNDIEKERGITILAKNTAVAYNGTRINIMDTPGHADFGGEVERIMKMVDGVVLVVDAYEGTMPQTRFVLKKALEQDLVPIVVVNKIDKPSARPAEVVDEVLELFIELGADDDQLDFPVVYASAINGTSSLSDDPADQEATMAPIFDTIIDHIPAPVDNSDEPLQFQVSLLDYNDFVGRIGIGRVFRGTVKVGDQVTLSKLDGTTKNFRVTKLFGFFGLERREIQEAKAGDLIAVSGMEDIFVGETITPTDAVEALPILHIDEPTLQMTFLVNNSPFAGKEGKWVTSRKVEERLQAELQTDVSLRVDPTDSPDKWTVSGRGELHLSILIETMRREGYELQVSRPEVIVKEIDGVKCEPFERVQIDTPEEYQGSVIQSLSERKGEMLDMISTGNGQTRLVFLVPARGLIGYSTEFLSMTRGYGIMNHTFDQYLPLIPGEIGGRHRGALVSIDAGKATTYSIMSIEERGTIFVNPGTEVYEGMIIGENSRENDLTVNITKAKQMTNVRSATKDQTAVIKTPRILTLEESLEFLNDDEYMEVTPESIRLRKQILNKAEREKANKKKKSAE from the coding sequence ATGACAAAATTAAGAGAAGATATCCGTAACATTGCGATTATCGCCCACGTTGACCACGGTAAAACAACCCTGGTTGACGAATTATTGAAACAATCAGAAACGCTTGATGCACGTACTGAATTGGCAGAGCGTGCTATGGACTCAAACGATATCGAAAAAGAGCGTGGGATTACCATCCTTGCTAAAAACACTGCCGTTGCTTACAACGGAACTCGTATCAACATTATGGACACACCAGGACACGCGGACTTTGGTGGAGAAGTTGAGCGTATCATGAAAATGGTTGACGGTGTTGTCTTGGTCGTAGATGCCTATGAAGGAACCATGCCACAAACTCGTTTCGTATTGAAAAAAGCCTTGGAACAAGACCTTGTCCCAATCGTGGTTGTTAACAAAATCGATAAGCCATCAGCTCGTCCAGCAGAAGTAGTGGATGAAGTCTTGGAACTTTTCATCGAGCTTGGTGCAGATGACGACCAGCTTGATTTCCCAGTGGTTTATGCTTCAGCGATCAACGGAACTTCTTCATTGTCAGATGATCCAGCTGACCAAGAAGCGACTATGGCACCAATCTTTGACACGATTATCGACCATATCCCAGCTCCAGTAGATAACTCAGATGAGCCTTTGCAGTTCCAAGTGTCACTTTTGGACTACAATGACTTCGTTGGACGTATCGGTATCGGTCGTGTCTTCCGTGGTACAGTTAAGGTTGGGGACCAAGTTACCCTTTCTAAACTTGACGGTACAACTAAAAACTTCCGTGTTACAAAACTCTTCGGTTTCTTTGGTTTGGAACGTCGTGAAATCCAAGAAGCCAAAGCGGGTGACTTGATTGCCGTTTCAGGTATGGAAGACATCTTTGTCGGTGAAACCATCACTCCGACAGATGCAGTAGAAGCTCTTCCAATCCTACACATCGATGAGCCAACTCTTCAAATGACTTTCTTGGTCAACAACTCACCATTTGCTGGTAAAGAAGGTAAATGGGTAACTTCTCGTAAGGTGGAAGAACGCTTGCAGGCAGAATTGCAAACAGACGTTTCCCTTCGTGTTGACCCAACTGATTCACCAGATAAATGGACTGTTTCAGGACGTGGAGAATTGCACTTGTCAATCCTTATCGAAACAATGCGTCGTGAGGGCTATGAACTTCAAGTATCTCGTCCAGAAGTTATCGTAAAAGAAATCGACGGTGTTAAATGTGAACCATTTGAACGTGTACAAATCGACACTCCAGAAGAATACCAAGGGTCTGTTATCCAAAGCCTTTCTGAACGTAAAGGTGAAATGTTGGATATGATTTCAACTGGTAATGGTCAAACTCGTTTGGTCTTCCTTGTTCCAGCGCGTGGTTTGATTGGATACTCAACTGAGTTCTTGTCAATGACTCGTGGTTACGGTATCATGAACCATACCTTCGACCAATACTTGCCATTGATTCCAGGGGAAATTGGTGGACGTCACCGTGGTGCCCTTGTTTCTATCGATGCTGGTAAGGCTACAACTTACTCAATCATGTCTATCGAAGAACGTGGTACGATCTTTGTCAACCCAGGTACTGAGGTTTATGAAGGAATGATCATCGGTGAAAACTCTCGTGAAAATGACTTGACAGTTAACATCACGAAGGCAAAACAAATGACCAACGTTCGTTCAGCTACTAAGGACCAAACAGCTGTTATCAAGACGCCTCGTATCTTGACACTTGAAGAGTCTCTTGAGTTCTTGAACGACGATGAGTACATGGAAGTAACGCCTGAGTCTATCCGTTTGCGTAAACAAATCCTTAACAAAGCAGAGCGTGAGAAAGCTAACAAGAAGAAAAAATCAGCTGAATAA
- a CDS encoding 16S rRNA pseudouridine(516) synthase has protein sequence MRLDNLLAQEKVSRKAMKQALLRGEILVDGCPARSLAQNIDTGLQELLFQDRIIQGYEHTYLMLHKPAGVVTANKDKELPTVMDLLPSDIQSDKLYAVGRLDRDTTGLLLLTDNGPLGFQLLHPQYHVDKTYQVEVNGLLTPDHIQTFQKGIVFLDGTICKPARLEILSASPSLSQASITISEGKFHQIKKMFLSVGVKVTNLKRIQFGDFTLNPDLAEGNYHPLNQKELQIIKNYLEMSR, from the coding sequence ATGCGTTTAGATAATTTATTAGCCCAAGAAAAAGTTAGCCGAAAGGCCATGAAGCAAGCACTCCTCAGAGGGGAAATTCTAGTCGATGGTTGCCCAGCCCGCTCCCTAGCTCAAAATATCGATACAGGACTACAAGAACTCCTTTTTCAGGATCGAATCATTCAAGGCTATGAACACACCTATCTTATGCTTCATAAACCTGCTGGTGTCGTTACAGCCAACAAAGACAAGGAACTTCCGACCGTCATGGACTTGCTTCCATCTGACATCCAGTCTGACAAGCTCTATGCCGTCGGCCGACTGGACCGAGATACAACAGGACTCCTTCTCTTGACCGATAACGGTCCCTTGGGCTTCCAACTCCTCCATCCCCAATATCATGTCGATAAGACTTATCAAGTTGAGGTTAATGGACTTCTAACACCTGACCATATCCAAACCTTTCAAAAAGGAATTGTCTTTTTAGATGGCACTATCTGTAAACCTGCAAGACTAGAGATTCTATCAGCAAGTCCTTCCCTCAGTCAAGCCTCTATCACCATTTCAGAAGGAAAATTTCATCAAATCAAGAAAATGTTCCTCTCGGTTGGTGTTAAGGTGACTAACCTCAAGAGAATCCAATTTGGGGACTTCACATTGAACCCAGATTTAGCAGAAGGTAACTACCACCCTTTGAACCAAAAAGAGTTACAAATCATTAAAAACTATTTAGAGATGAGTCGATAA
- a CDS encoding rhodanese-like domain-containing protein, producing MVTWILWALILAMLAWMGFNYLRIRRAAKIVDNEEFEALIRTGQLIDLRDPAEFHRKHILGARNIPSSQLKTSLAALRKDKPVLLYENQRAQRVTNAALYLKKQGFSEIYILSYGLDSWKGKVKTS from the coding sequence ATGGTTACTTGGATTTTGTGGGCACTTATACTAGCAATGTTGGCGTGGATGGGCTTTAACTATCTTCGTATTCGCCGTGCGGCTAAAATTGTGGACAATGAGGAGTTTGAAGCCTTGATTCGTACGGGTCAATTGATTGATTTGCGCGACCCAGCAGAATTCCACAGAAAACATATCCTTGGTGCACGCAATATTCCTTCAAGTCAGTTGAAAACTAGTCTTGCAGCCCTTCGTAAAGATAAACCTGTCCTTCTCTACGAAAACCAACGTGCGCAACGAGTTACAAATGCAGCTCTTTACTTGAAAAAACAAGGTTTTTCTGAGATTTATATCCTTTCTTATGGCTTGGATTCTTGGAAAGGGAAAGTGAAGACTAGCTAA
- a CDS encoding YqgQ family protein, whose amino-acid sequence MSLFLKKTQNFARMSLMKTFYDVQQFLKRFGIIVYMGKRLYDIELMKLELSRIYDAGLMDKLDYLEAEAVLRREHKVELDYIEKNGEKN is encoded by the coding sequence GTGAGTCTCTTCTTGAAAAAAACACAAAATTTTGCTAGAATGAGTCTTATGAAAACATTCTATGATGTGCAGCAATTCCTCAAACGATTTGGTATTATTGTTTACATGGGAAAACGCTTATATGATATTGAACTGATGAAGTTGGAACTATCTCGGATTTACGATGCAGGGTTGATGGATAAATTAGACTATCTAGAGGCAGAAGCAGTTCTTCGCAGAGAGCACAAGGTAGAATTGGATTATATTGAGAAAAATGGAGAAAAGAACTAA
- a CDS encoding LysR family transcriptional regulator, with amino-acid sequence MRIQQLHYIIKIVETGSMNEAAKQLFITQPSLSNAVRDLENEMGIEIFIRNPKGITLTRDGMEFLSYARQVVEQTQLLEERYKNPVAHRELFSVSSQHYAFVVNAFVSLLKKSDMEKYELFLRETRTWEIIDDVKNFRSEVGVLFLNSYNRDVLTKMLDDNHLLAHHLFTAQPHIFVSKTNPLAKKDKVKLSDLENFPYLSYDQGTHNSFYFSEEILSQEHHKKSIVVSDRATLFNLLIGLDGYTIATGILNSNLNGDNIVSIPLDIDDPIELVYIQHEKTSLSKMGERFIDYLLEEVQFDS; translated from the coding sequence ATGAGAATTCAACAATTACATTATATTATCAAAATCGTCGAAACTGGCTCCATGAATGAGGCAGCCAAGCAACTCTTTATCACTCAGCCAAGTCTCTCCAATGCAGTGCGAGATTTGGAAAATGAAATGGGCATTGAGATCTTTATCCGCAATCCCAAGGGAATCACCTTGACCCGTGATGGGATGGAGTTTCTCTCTTATGCCCGTCAGGTTGTCGAGCAGACCCAGCTTCTGGAGGAACGCTATAAAAATCCTGTCGCCCACCGCGAACTCTTTAGCGTTTCGTCTCAACACTATGCCTTTGTGGTCAATGCCTTTGTCTCTTTGCTCAAGAAAAGCGATATGGAGAAATACGAACTCTTCCTTCGTGAAACTCGGACTTGGGAGATTATCGACGACGTCAAGAACTTCCGCAGTGAGGTCGGGGTCCTCTTCTTAAACAGTTACAACCGTGATGTTTTAACCAAGATGCTGGATGACAATCACCTGCTAGCCCACCATCTCTTCACAGCGCAACCGCATATCTTTGTCAGCAAGACCAACCCTCTGGCAAAGAAAGACAAGGTGAAACTGTCTGATTTGGAGAATTTCCCTTACCTCAGCTATGACCAAGGGACGCACAACTCCTTCTACTTTTCAGAAGAGATTCTTTCTCAGGAACACCACAAGAAATCCATTGTGGTCAGTGACCGTGCCACCCTCTTTAATCTCTTGATTGGTTTGGATGGTTATACCATTGCGACAGGGATTTTGAACAGCAACCTAAACGGAGACAATATCGTTTCTATCCCACTGGATATTGATGACCCGATTGAGCTGGTCTATATCCAGCATGAGAAAACCAGCCTATCTAAGATGGGCGAACGCTTTATCGACTATCTACTAGAAGAAGTTCAGTTTGATAGTTGA
- a CDS encoding SDR family NAD(P)-dependent oxidoreductase: MPTILITGASGGLAQEMVKLLPNDQLILLGRNKEKLAQLYGNYSHAELIEIDITDDSALEALVTDLYLRYGKIDVLINNAGYGIFEGFDQIADKDIHQMFEVNTFALMNLSRHLAARMKESSKGHIINIVSMAGLIATGKSSLYSATKFAAIGFSNALRLELMPYGVYVTTVNPGPIRTGFFDQADPDGTYLKSVDRFLLEADAVAKKIVKIIGKNKRELNLPILLNLAHKFYTLFPKLADKLAGETFNYK, translated from the coding sequence ATGCCTACTATTCTCATTACCGGAGCTAGCGGTGGTCTAGCTCAAGAAATGGTCAAACTCCTGCCCAATGACCAACTCATCTTGCTTGGTAGAAATAAGGAAAAATTAGCCCAACTCTACGGAAATTATTCCCATGCAGAATTGATTGAAATTGATATTACCGACGATTCAGCCCTAGAAGCTCTGGTAACTGATCTTTATCTCCGCTATGGCAAGATTGATGTCTTGATTAACAACGCTGGTTACGGGATTTTTGAGGGATTTGACCAGATTGCTGATAAAGATATTCACCAGATGTTTGAGGTCAATACCTTTGCCCTGATGAATCTGTCTCGTCACCTTGCGGCTCGTATGAAGGAAAGCAGCAAAGGGCATATCATCAACATCGTCAGCATGGCAGGTCTAATAGCTACTGGCAAGTCTAGTCTTTACTCAGCGACCAAGTTTGCGGCTATTGGTTTTTCAAATGCTCTGCGACTCGAACTTATGCCCTATGGAGTCTATGTGACAACAGTCAATCCAGGTCCAATCCGAACAGGATTTTTTGACCAAGCTGACCCAGATGGAACTTATCTTAAATCGGTTGACCGCTTCCTCTTAGAGGCAGATGCAGTGGCTAAAAAGATTGTCAAGATTATAGGCAAAAATAAACGAGAACTCAATCTCCCGATTTTGTTGAACCTAGCCCATAAGTTTTATACTCTCTTTCCCAAGCTAGCTGATAAGTTGGCAGGGGAAACTTTTAATTATAAGTAA